From Malaya genurostris strain Urasoe2022 chromosome 2, Malgen_1.1, whole genome shotgun sequence:
GTTGAGTAAACTGTCGTGTTAGTCAATCAGTATGTTCGACTGTTCATACTCTGCACACGCATTCTGGTTAGTCGTCCACCCCTTCGAGTTAGGCTAAACCTACAACACGATTCTGTGAGTATTACATTATGTCGGGTGTAAAATGATAAACGGCAGTTGCTATATTGCATAAATAGGTGCAACACAGTGGTAGAAATCAATAGAAGGATGTCTCACACGCACGATTGACGCAAGACCGGCGACAGACTGGCGCCGCTTGCTGTGATGCTGTCACAGCTTCACATTCCTTTTCGTTCCAAACGACCACGTCGTTTTCTTCGCGGCTACAACAATGCCAACCAAGCTTGGAATCGTTTTCACCAACAGCACGGATGGAATTTTCTACCCTGGTCAGGAAGTTATTGGTGATGTTGTTGTGACCTTGGGAAAGAGCACCAACGTATCAAGTGCGTGAAGTacttttttcaagaaatttcatATTATTAAAGTATCTGAATTTCATAGAATTAAAGATTACAATACTCGGAGTTGGTAAAACAAAGTGGTACGAACGGCAAGGGCGTGCTTCGATTGCTTACAAAGGAAAGGAACGGTACCTATACTCTGAACTAGTTCTCTTTCAACCAAATGGTAAACAAGCTGTTGGCATTTGCATGACATCCTACAGTCCTACTTCTTCCACAGAAAAACAAGCGGTCGTCCAACCCGGTACGTACAACCATGGATTTGCCTGCAAGTTACCGGAAACGCTACCAGCATCATTCGAAGGAAAACGTGGTCATATTCGCTACTGGCTAAAAGCGACCCTCGAGCGGCCCTGGAGACAAACAAAaatgcattcattaaattttcaaGTAGTCCGTCAGTTAGATCTAAACAATGAAATCCTTTTGCCCGTTAGATCCGAACTGACAAAATCTCTTGGTTACTGGCCCTGTGTGCCTAGTGGTGTTCTGTACGCATCGGTAGAGTTACCGACTTCAGGTTTTGTGCCAGGCCAGTTCATACCGGCGGTCATACAAGTTAATAACAAAGGCGGTAATAAAATATCACGAATTGTAACCATGTTGGTTCAGAAAATAACCTACAATGCACGACGTCCGAAGATGCAACAGAAAGTGAAACGGATGGTAGTATGTAAAAACGTGACACCGGAAATCACTTTACCGGAAGGGGGCGTCCTAGCAGCAGAAAATCTACAGGTACCCTGGGTACTTCCAACCAGCAGTTACTCCCGGGTAGTCGAAATCGGATACGAATTGGTGGTTGAGTTCGAGATCGATACCTGCTTCTTCAATGCCAATCAGAGTGTTCGCGTTCCGGTGGTGATCGGTGTGATACCGGCCCGGGACTCGGATATCGTTGAAAGCAACGCCCTTCGGGTTTGGACACGGAAAGCTTGAATATCAATTGTTGTTGTGCTGTTGTTCCGGATGTCTATGGAAATCAGTGTACTGACTTTTCTCTGCTTTACCTTTTCTAGCATATTTATTGTTGTTCACGAAAGatttaagaaaatttatttaataaatactgggattgtgcattaaatctGTTCTGGAAAACGgtcaaaattattaaattttacaTGCATCTTGTGTGATTGCTTAAGGTTGGAGCAAAATATTAGTGTTTGTCGTTTATTGAACATCTTCATCATTTCGGTAGTGCATAATTCTTCTTCTGTTTGGTGTCACCTCATTTGAGATGATGTCGATTGATAgcacagcaacttaggctatattgtcagttaaacgtataaaaattctttctttcgcgcaaaatactcgaattttcaccgcactaacacaatacaacgtgctcacccgctGAGAGATTCACCGGAAGTGGTAGTGCAGAATAAACGGCTTCAAACAATATGATTTGCGATTTAAACACTTTCCAACCCTTAGTCACTCATCTAGTGATGCGTCATTATAACTGGACAACCAAACATCAGGACGGTTGCACTCGATACTCATGTTTCGTAGTAGGCTTGGAACGCTTCGTAAGAGAGGCAGTTTGAAAACTACAAGCACTTGCACACGGCCCCCATCGAAATAATTGGTATACTCTGCACCCGCCGTGCTCTGCAAAGGAATCACCCGCCTATAAATTGTCGCCCTCTCGATGGGTACTGCATCATTCGGAAGTGAAAGTAATTGTGATTGCAAGATACGCGGAGCTGTTGATTAGCGGGATTGCTCAGTATTGAAGAATCGCGTAGAGTGAATTTATTGTATTAAGGTGATCATTACATCAACAATCAAAATGCCGTGTAAATGCTGTGGAAATGCAAGTGAGTAGATTCATACATGAAATTAATTCAACAATTCACCATATGAGATATAacgcaactgtttttttttctcctctaGATTGCAAGTGCACTACTTGCTGTGGAACTGACAAACCGTGTGACTCAGGATGTGCGTGCAACTGTCAGTGCAAGGTAGGAAAACCCT
This genomic window contains:
- the LOC131432200 gene encoding arrestin domain-containing protein 2-like; protein product: MPTKLGIVFTNSTDGIFYPGQEVIGDVVVTLGKSTNVSKLKITILGVGKTKWYERQGRASIAYKGKERYLYSELVLFQPNEKQAVVQPGTYNHGFACKLPETLPASFEGKRGHIRYWLKATLERPWRQTKMHSLNFQVVRQLDLNNEILLPVRSELTKSLGYWPCVPSGVLYASVELPTSGFVPGQFIPAVIQVNNKGGNKISRIVTMLVQKITYNARRPKMQQKVKRMVVCKNVTPEITLPEGGVLAAENLQVPWVLPTSSYSRVVEIGYELVVEFEIDTCFFNANQSVRVPVVIGVIPARDSDIVESNALRVWTRKA